In Planctomycetia bacterium, one DNA window encodes the following:
- a CDS encoding cytochrome b N-terminal domain-containing protein → MSLFNAVGDYIRGSQIWGSIFRHGVPKDRRTRAMAILSNVFLHLHPVAVRKSGIRLSFTWCMGGLTFFLFLAETITGILLMFYYRPVVEYAYVDIQGLRAHVTLGLLREIHRWGAHAMVIAIWLHMLRVFLTGSYKPPREFNWGVGVVLLTLTLLLSFTGYLLPWDQLAIWAITVGSNMARATPIAGHEGPGAALLQIAGVPFIHSGSDARFLLLGGTVVGPNALLRFYILHCIFIPFVVTILIAVHFWRVRKDGGISGPL, encoded by the coding sequence ATGAGTTTATTCAACGCAGTCGGCGATTACATCCGCGGAAGCCAGATCTGGGGTTCGATTTTCCGCCACGGCGTGCCGAAGGATCGTCGCACGCGCGCCATGGCGATCCTTAGCAACGTCTTCCTCCACCTGCACCCGGTTGCGGTGCGCAAGAGCGGCATCCGTCTTTCGTTCACCTGGTGCATGGGCGGATTGACGTTCTTTTTGTTCCTCGCCGAGACGATCACCGGCATCCTGCTCATGTTCTACTACCGCCCGGTGGTGGAATATGCGTACGTCGATATTCAAGGCCTGCGGGCGCACGTCACGCTCGGCCTGCTTCGCGAGATTCACCGCTGGGGAGCGCACGCCATGGTCATCGCGATCTGGCTGCACATGCTTCGCGTCTTTCTGACCGGCAGCTACAAGCCGCCGCGTGAGTTCAACTGGGGCGTCGGCGTTGTGCTGCTCACGCTGACCCTGTTGTTGTCGTTCACCGGCTACCTGCTTCCGTGGGATCAACTGGCGATCTGGGCCATCACCGTCGGGTCGAACATGGCCCGCGCGACGCCGATCGCAGGGCATGAGGGGCCTGGCGCGGCGTTGCTCCAGATCGCCGGTGTGCCGTTCATTCACAGCGGATCCGATGCGCGCTTTCTTCTGCTGGGCGGCACGGTTGTCGGCCCCAACGCGCTGCTGCGGTTTTACATCCTGCACTGCATCTTCATCCCGTTCGTGGTGACGATCCTGATCGCCGTGCACTTCTGGCGCGTCCGCAAGGACGGCGGAATCTCGGGGCCGCTTTAA